The nucleotide window agttagcttctagcactgcttccttctgtgcagctaacaacctttcatgcAGACTATTCCTGACCttaatgcttttggcattgattctgattggttttatcctttccttcctgcttagggcatctgcgactacattggccttgccgggatggcatcttatttcacaatcatagtcatttagagtttccatccaacgtcgccgcctcatgtttaattctttctggttgaacaggtgctgaaggcttttgtgatcagaatagatcacacatttagtgccatacaaatagtgcctccacaattttagtgcaaatacaacggcacccaattccaaatcatgagtggtgtaattcttctcgtgcactttcaattttcgcgaagcgtaggcaatgaccttgcctttctgcatcaacacacaacccatcccggtgtgtgatgcatcacaatatactacaaattcatcaatcccatcaggtaacgtcaacacaggagcgttacTTAATTCAGCTTCAAAGTATCGAATGAcccttgctgcttaggcccccaaatgaacttactattcttgcgagtcagcaaagttaggggtgcagcaattcttgagaaattttcgatgaatctcctgtagtatccagctaaacctaggaaactgcggatttccataggcgtctttggctcctgccaattcatgacagcttcaactttagcgggatccacttgaataccacgctcactaaccacatgtccaagaaattggacttctctcaaccaaaactcacatttggaaaactttgcatacagcttttcttgatgaagcagcttTAGAATActacggaggtgcttctcgtgatcagctttactcttggaataaatgagaatgtcgtcaatgaagacgatgacgaatttatccaagtaaggtttgcaaatgcgattcatgagatccatgaatgcggcaggtgcgtttgtgagcccgaaaggcatcactaggaactcgtagtggccataacgagtcctaaacgcagtcttgtgcacgtcttcttccttaaccttcaactgatgatatcccgatctcaggtcgatcttggagaagtagcttgccccttgaagttgatcgaatagatcgtcgatcctgggtagaggatacctattcttaatgGTAACTTTGTtgagctctcggtaatcgatacatagacgcatcgaaccatctttcttcttgacgaataaaatcggtgctccccaaggagacgagctaggtctaatgaaacctttggctagcaaatcatctagatgcgttctcaattccttcatctccgttggtgctagcctataaggcgctctagcaataggtgcagcTCCAGGAACGATATCAattttgaattccacttgcctgtttggtggcaaaccaggcagttcttctggaaagacttcagggtattcggATATAacggggatatcttcaatcttgggcttttgctcatcaatggttacttgtgccatatagatgacacaaccattcttcaaacattgggacgccttgagcatagacatctgcttaggcaatccatgacgtgtatctccctgaatggtgagagactcaccagatggagtcttgattattACTTGCCTTCTACTGCatacgatctgggcttggttatgcgataaccaatccatacccaatactacatCGAAACCGGCTAATTTGAAGGGTAATAGGGATAGAGGaaaagaggaaaagagtggttcctaatggatatagcacatccatctaacacagtcgagactgtttctaaggtaccatctgctaactctacctcatatttAGCACTAagggctttaacaggcaatcctaacagctcacagaatttactatccacaaaagacttatctgcgccagaatcaaataatactcttgcgaaaacgtcattaatgagaaacgtaccagttatgacgttatcgTTCTGGATGGCTtgaacattcatttgaaagaccctggcattggtcttctttccttcttccgccttcttggcattcttcgggcagttagtcttgatgcgccccttctcattgcaactgaaacaagttgcatcctttaacTTCTTGCATTCAAGATTCCGGTGTTCAGaagacttgcatatcccacacatcttagactgggatttctgttcaaacctgcacctcccaaaatggtgcttttgacaggtcttgcacttgggcttatcGCCCGACCGATGCTCGTTCCTCCTGGCCTCAGAGCCTTTCTTACCGTCATGGTTTCCCCTATGCTTCTTGTTTGatcgacgtgaattatcatcttcacgttttctcttGTCAGATTCCGAACTTCTTAGAGCTCTCTGTCTCGCTGCATCCtgagtgagagacagagataagtCGGTGACAGATCGGAATGTAACAGGTcgcgaggccttcacactggccttgatctctggggccaaacccccaataaaacgcgcgatcctttttggttcaggggttaccagataaggaaccaatcTGGATAGggtgttgaaactggtgaggtatgctTGGCAAtcaaggttcttcataaccaaggaTAGGAAATCGGATTCAATAtgctcaacctcatgctgagggcagtagttttccttgataagagcaacaaactgctcccaAGACATACTGTACAGGGTAGCTTTTCCAGAAGCCTGGATCAATGCTCCCCACCAGGCTAGAGCCTCACCTTTGaaagactgggatgcaaacttaaccatatccctctcagcacatccactgatgtctaccactgtctcaatctcatcaagccatgtcatacagtcaactgcccctttctcccctgtaaactctcgaggtttacatgacacaaaatacttatacgtgcaacccttagcacgtgggGCTTCATCAACCACAAGCTTCTTGGGGTGAACATTGTTTTCATTTGAGGAATGACGATCCTCATCTTTCTTAGGTTTGGGAGGAGTAGGTGGCGGCTTGTTGCGAATCTCAGAATGATTCTCTGGTTTCGCATGTGGTGCAGACAGAGTTCTACTGCGGGtttcactgtactcactgtactgtcacGCTAAGGCTTTCTCAACCGCTTCATTCACAATCGCTTTCAACTCGGCACTAGTCACTAGGAACTTTGCATCATCACGGTTCTCAATCGGATGGCTATTGGCTTCCTCTGATCTGGTCATGTAGCTTCAACGCTACATATAATTAATAGACAAGATTTTCACTTAAAGGCtctttatagtattttatgttttattaaccaaggttttaaattgccattttaggttaatttattaaaacattAGGATGTTGTTATTATCCTATAATACTTTATtattagcacataaggcctagtcacaaaaACAGTTAAGATATTTAATAACCAAGATTTTACAGTATCTAGGTGTTTTAGGTCGAATCATAATTCTCTACCATTAATTAACAGGGAGTCATgagctaccactgtccttagtcacggaggacatttaattattgcccacaggcacttcacttTCAAAGAAGTGGTTCAATAATTTTAAGGGAATTTAGAAATTAACCCAAATGTacatggcctgtgtgactttactgattcacagtttgccaagagcATTAACATACTAGATgttaataattggaatctattatgtgggttataccatcttggccaggtttgaataacacaaaggctaggttttacctctaagattcTTTTAGTAATTAACGCAGattagtcctaaattgagatgttaattatggatcttaacctaattatggaactaccatcttggccttgttttataAAGCTAGGTCTTGGTTCACCTTAGATTTTACCAATTAATTATAATGGTAGATCCTtttaaatatttcatttattttCATATCTTATGCATGCAATTAATAAAATGAAAACTTAACTAAAACATCTCACCAATTGTTTTAAAACAGTACAATAATTGCCCAATACGGGACTTCTactaaaaataaatgaaaatgcccacgcaggggcgggaaacaagaacaaacccacgcaggggttaactaaccaaACTTGCTCACGCAGGAGCGGAATACAAACCACatgctcacgcaggagctgaatactggaataacaagtccacgcagggactgaatgaCAACATAAATAAAATAATCAGGGTTTTCAATGACCCCTCCTCTTCGACTTCCCCTTAAGCAAGTCTGACAGCCCTTTGAAGAAACCTTGCCGCTCTCTGCGGTCTTCACGAACTTCTTGTTCAACTTGGTTTAGCCTCTCAAGGACTTCCTGCTGAATCTGTGGCTGTGGCGGCTGATACACCGGTGGAGGAGGTGGCTGATGCTAgtacccataagtcgggtaaCCAGTAGTCCATGGTCCTCCATATGGTCCTTCAGGATGAAGGGCATTGTAGTCCTGAGCTACTTGATACGGATCTACCTCCGCATAACCATAGTGGTAGTTGTAGTGGGTGTGCGCCGGCTGCTCGAATGGGTTGTATGCTGCTGACCCAGCATACGCAGGAATCGGGTTATCGAAACCCAAAGGTGGTACCACAGGTACTGAGTTAACATCTGGTATAGGGCTTGACGGACCACCATTATATGGGtcctcttcctcctgaagtggcggataatggctgccacttgatggctGGGGAGTACTAATCCGAACTccacctcgcacggacatccgtgcgttcgaccttcttcgcctcggtggctccggaggcggctgctgctctactggcggtggtggcggtggcgtagCTGCCACAAACTGTTGACCCaccgaaggatcctgttgctgctgatgATGCGAGTGTTCAGacggggtgaagtaccaatcatacTGGTTGAACTTCTCCATAAAACTGTCCGGTACGCTATATGGCGATCCATGGAATGATGACCCATCTGAGATTTCAATGGGATGATTCGGCGTTCCTGATGCAGGTTCCACGgggtcagtatcctcgtccatgtcgtTTTCCCCTGAAAAGTGGTCtcccggtccaagtgggttaaaacccacgggttctggcAAAAGGTTAGCCGGGTTAAATCGGCTTTGGAAAACGGGTGTTGGGTCGCCAAAAGAGTgatgagagttggatctctgAAGAGGTATGAAAGCTGGCGGCTggttgttgggctcgttttcTGAATGGGGCCCAAAAGAGTGTTGGTACGAAGGAGAGGAGCTAAGGGATACAGATCG belongs to Helianthus annuus cultivar XRQ/B chromosome 5, HanXRQr2.0-SUNRISE, whole genome shotgun sequence and includes:
- the LOC110944094 gene encoding extensin-like translates to MLLLLLLLLPSNINRGDDDDDDDEFVVHHRTTTALPPPLSQMSTVSSPPKRSTEGQTGKSTAQINDQNQVIMPPRFLRGRGKGPVSGHDHEAGPSHRRTPSITMSTSPQEPWRLYIEPGRRSVSLSSSPSYQHSFGPHSENEPNNQPPAFIPLQRSNSHHSFGDPTPVFQSRFNPANLLPEPVGFNPLGPGDHFSGENDMDEDTDPVEPASGTPNHPIEISDGSSFHGSPYSVPDSFMEKFNQYDWYFTPSEHSHHQQQQDPSVGQQFVAATPPPPPPHQPPPPPVYQPPQPQIQQEVLERLNQVEQEVREDRRERQGFFKGLSDLLKGKSKRRGH